From the Silurus meridionalis isolate SWU-2019-XX chromosome 5, ASM1480568v1, whole genome shotgun sequence genome, one window contains:
- the shisa3 gene encoding protein shisa-3 homolog: MARWVNYLFLGYLTWHLYVLDARGEYCHGWLDTSGNYHEGFQCPEHLDTADAGVCCGSCALRYCCAATDARLDQGSCTNHRDSEHTEYTPQPIYMPFLMVGSIFVAFVVIGSLVAVYCCTCLRPKQPTQQPIRFSLRSFQGETIPMILTAGTAQTNLRAPSRQSSTATTSSSSVGGGSSLRRFSLGRSDALGLQQPPQQLLLASASSISTPVSLAPAQPLLPPPPPPPYSSPQCLQGSVSYVHTHQHGHHQSLHAAQSSNLLLSQQYFFPLQPEPFGASKGFADFSQS; the protein is encoded by the exons ATGGCGCGCTGGGTAAACTACCTCTTTCTGGGTTATCTCACCTGGCACTTGTACGTCCTCGATGCCCGCGGAGAGTACTGTCATGGCTGGCTGGACACCAGCGGGAACTACCACGAAGGCTTCCAGTGTCCGGAGCACTTGGACACGGCGGACGCGGGGGTTTGCTGTGGGAGCTGCGCGCTGCGCTACTGCTGTGCTGCCACGGACGCGCGCCTGGACCAGGGCAGCTGCACCAACCACCGGGACAGCGAGCACACGGAATACACACCAC AACCTATCTACATGCCGTTCCTGATGGTTGGCTCTATTTTTGTGGCGTTTGTGGTCATTGGATCATTGGTGGCCGTGTACTGCTGTACATGTTTACGACCCAAACAGCCGACGCAGCAGCCGATCCGCTTCTCCCTGCGCAGCTTCCAGGGCGAGACCATCCCCATGATCCTGACTGCAGGGACGGCGCAGACCAACCTGCGCGCACCATCGCGTCAGTCCAGCACGGCTACCACCAGCTCCAGCAGTGTGGGAGGAGGCAGCTCACTGCGTCGCTTCTCTCTAGGCAGATCTGACGCTCTGGGACTCCAACAGCCCCCACAGCAGCTCCTGCTGGCCTCAGCCTCGTCTATTTCCACCCCAGTGTCCCTGGCACCAGCTCAGCCCTTACtgcctcctccacctccacctccatacTCATCTCCACAGTGCCTGCAGGGCAGCGTCTCTTACGTGCACACGCACCAACACGGCCACCATCAGAGCCTCCACGCAGCCCAGAGCTCCAACCTTCTCCTGTCCCAGCAGTACTTCTTCCCCTTGCAACCAGAGCCGTTCGGAGCGAGTAAAGGTTTTGCTGACTTCAGCCAGAGCTGA